Proteins encoded together in one Planctomyces sp. SH-PL14 window:
- a CDS encoding isochorismatase family protein: protein MYRRNPELLSRHNSRLLIVDMQEKLLPHIAGHEAVLKNTLKLLKGAELLGVPFIATEQYPQGLGPTVAPLAERIPDRPSKLRFSAAECLNWDFCRTEETRRFVVLAGLEAHICLLQTACDLEAMGYSAVVVADAIGSRNPLDREIALRRLDRYGVTNVTTESVLFEWCEQAGTSEFKAISQLVKEG from the coding sequence ATGTATCGCCGCAACCCCGAACTCCTCTCCCGCCACAACTCCCGCCTGCTGATCGTGGACATGCAGGAGAAGCTGCTCCCCCACATCGCCGGGCATGAAGCGGTCCTCAAGAACACCCTCAAGCTGCTCAAGGGGGCCGAACTCCTCGGCGTCCCGTTCATAGCGACAGAGCAGTATCCGCAGGGCCTCGGCCCGACGGTCGCCCCGCTCGCCGAGCGGATCCCGGACCGCCCCTCCAAGCTCCGCTTCAGCGCCGCCGAGTGCCTGAACTGGGACTTCTGCCGCACGGAAGAGACCCGTCGCTTCGTCGTGCTGGCAGGGCTCGAGGCTCACATCTGCCTCCTCCAGACCGCCTGCGACCTCGAAGCGATGGGCTACAGCGCCGTCGTGGTCGCCGACGCGATCGGCAGCCGGAACCCGCTCGACCGCGAAATCGCTCTCCGCCGTCTCGACCGTTACGGCGTGACGAACGTCACCACGGAATCGGTCCTGTTCGAGTGGTGCGAGCAGGCCGGAACGTCCGAATTCAAAGCCATCAGCCAGCTCGTCAAGGAGGGCTGA
- a CDS encoding pectate lyase, whose product MQTLDFCGQVAQPARIHGRRQFFRRALLLLVCAVAGGTITDLPSAQAADDAVPRDEVVAAMKKAAGAFHDKVAVHGGYVYFVSLDGQQRLGEGKASPEQIWVQPPATPTVGLAFLRAYRATNEKLFLDAARDAGAALIYGQLKSGGWRNAIDFDPQGTLAANYRNGKGKAKGANTSTLDDGATQAALVCLMTLDQALDFKDQTVHEAARFALDSLLAAQYSNGAFPQVWTGPVAPHPIVPAKYPDYDWRTENRVKEYWNLYTLNDQLAGDVTETLAAAHEIYRDDKCLAAIRRLGDFLILAQMPEPQPAWAQQYHYDMQPAWARKFEPPAVTGNESQDVLETLIEIYRLTGDKKYLAPIPAALKYLNGSLLPDGQLARFYELKTNRPLYMTSKYELTYDDSDVPTHYGWKIKSRLASIEKQFLLAQSEKRPAGKPLPKPAPKKVKPEEVRKLIQALDPQGRWVSKANGEPLVGQPKFKPGEAYLSSQTFSRNLETLANFLLQPAP is encoded by the coding sequence ATGCAGACGCTGGACTTTTGCGGGCAGGTCGCTCAACCCGCGCGAATTCACGGACGGCGACAATTCTTCCGGCGCGCCCTCCTCCTGCTCGTTTGCGCGGTGGCCGGCGGCACGATCACGGACCTTCCTTCAGCCCAAGCTGCCGACGACGCGGTCCCCCGGGACGAAGTCGTCGCGGCCATGAAAAAAGCGGCCGGGGCGTTCCATGACAAGGTCGCCGTCCACGGCGGATACGTCTACTTCGTCTCTCTCGACGGCCAGCAGCGCCTCGGCGAAGGGAAGGCGTCGCCGGAGCAGATCTGGGTCCAGCCGCCCGCCACGCCGACCGTCGGCCTGGCGTTCCTGCGAGCCTACCGGGCCACAAACGAAAAACTGTTCCTCGACGCCGCCCGGGACGCCGGAGCCGCGCTGATCTACGGCCAGCTCAAGTCGGGCGGCTGGCGGAATGCGATCGACTTCGACCCGCAGGGGACGCTCGCGGCGAACTATCGGAACGGGAAAGGGAAGGCCAAAGGAGCCAACACGTCGACCCTAGACGACGGCGCCACGCAGGCCGCGCTCGTGTGCCTGATGACGCTCGACCAGGCGCTCGACTTCAAGGACCAGACGGTCCACGAGGCGGCCCGCTTCGCCCTCGACAGCCTCCTGGCGGCGCAGTACTCCAACGGCGCCTTCCCGCAGGTCTGGACGGGGCCCGTCGCCCCGCACCCGATCGTCCCGGCGAAGTATCCGGACTACGACTGGCGGACCGAGAACCGGGTCAAGGAGTACTGGAACCTCTACACCCTCAACGACCAGCTTGCCGGGGACGTGACCGAGACCCTTGCCGCCGCGCACGAGATCTACCGCGACGACAAGTGCCTCGCGGCGATCCGCCGTCTCGGCGATTTTCTGATCCTGGCCCAGATGCCCGAGCCGCAACCCGCCTGGGCGCAGCAGTACCACTACGACATGCAGCCCGCGTGGGCCCGTAAGTTCGAGCCTCCCGCGGTTACGGGGAACGAATCCCAGGACGTCCTCGAAACCCTGATCGAGATCTACCGGCTGACGGGGGACAAGAAGTACCTCGCCCCAATCCCCGCCGCCCTGAAGTACCTCAACGGCAGCCTCCTGCCTGACGGCCAGCTCGCCCGGTTCTATGAGCTCAAGACGAACCGGCCGCTCTACATGACGTCGAAGTACGAACTGACCTACGACGACTCCGACGTCCCGACCCACTACGGCTGGAAGATCAAGTCGCGGCTGGCCAGCATCGAGAAGCAGTTCCTCCTGGCACAGTCTGAAAAGAGACCGGCAGGAAAGCCGCTTCCCAAACCCGCACCAAAGAAGGTCAAGCCGGAGGAGGTCCGGAAGCTGATCCAGGCCCTCGATCCCCAGGGGCGGTGGGTTTCGAAGGCCAATGGCGAACCGCTCGTCGGCCAGCCCAAGTTCAAGCCGGGCGAAGCCTATCTGTCGAGCCAGACCTTCAGCCGGAACCTCGAAACCCTGGCGAACTTCCTCCTGCAGCCCGCCCCGTGA
- a CDS encoding DEAD/DEAH box helicase translates to MISKKDGAATSFADLGLGKLMMRAIDRVGYTAPTPIQRDFIPIAIQGVDCTGQARTGTGKTAAFVIPILERIDHSLPEIQALVLSPTRELSEQVAAEARKLAGDHGCDPVLLVGGRPLGPQIRQLQQRPTIVVGTPGRVIDLMQRGSLNLGTVKIVVLDEADRMLDIGFRPDIERILKRCPSERQTLLLSATMPEAVERLAKRYMRDPQRVDLSQDGVGNQIEQFYCTVDKDKKFGLLVRLLLAERPQQAIVFCRTKRGADDIYNRLRRKLPDIGAMHGDLQQSLRDKVMKRLRSGELRLLIATDVVGRGIDVSGISHIINYDLPEDCDDYVHRVGRTGRLSSEYPGRAFSFVMQEEGEQLTRIEMRIDRLLDEMHFPGIDAYRSRPKRVHIAEDLETPVTPVLDTDAWDAIEL, encoded by the coding sequence TTGATTTCGAAGAAGGATGGAGCCGCGACATCGTTCGCCGACCTGGGTCTCGGCAAATTGATGATGCGGGCCATCGACCGCGTCGGCTATACGGCCCCGACGCCCATTCAGCGTGATTTCATTCCCATCGCCATTCAGGGCGTGGATTGCACCGGCCAGGCTCGCACGGGCACGGGGAAGACGGCTGCTTTCGTCATCCCGATTCTCGAACGCATCGACCACTCGCTTCCCGAAATCCAGGCCCTCGTTCTCTCGCCGACCCGCGAGCTGAGCGAGCAGGTTGCCGCCGAGGCCCGCAAGCTTGCGGGAGACCACGGCTGCGATCCGGTCCTGCTCGTCGGGGGCCGGCCTCTCGGTCCGCAGATCCGCCAGCTCCAGCAGCGGCCCACGATCGTCGTGGGGACCCCCGGTCGCGTCATCGACCTCATGCAGCGGGGCTCGCTCAACCTGGGGACGGTCAAGATCGTCGTCCTCGACGAAGCGGACCGGATGCTCGACATCGGCTTCCGGCCGGACATCGAGCGGATCCTGAAACGCTGCCCCTCCGAACGCCAGACGCTGCTCCTCTCCGCCACGATGCCCGAGGCGGTCGAGCGGCTGGCGAAGCGGTACATGCGCGACCCGCAGCGGGTCGACCTGTCGCAGGACGGCGTCGGGAACCAGATCGAGCAGTTCTACTGCACGGTCGACAAGGACAAGAAGTTCGGCCTCCTCGTACGGCTCCTGCTTGCCGAGCGGCCGCAGCAGGCGATCGTCTTCTGCCGCACGAAGCGCGGCGCGGACGACATCTACAACCGCCTCCGTCGCAAGCTCCCGGATATCGGGGCGATGCACGGCGACCTGCAGCAGAGCCTGCGGGACAAGGTCATGAAGCGGCTCCGCTCCGGCGAGCTGCGGCTCCTGATCGCCACCGACGTGGTCGGCCGCGGCATCGACGTGAGCGGGATTTCGCACATTATCAATTACGACCTCCCGGAGGATTGTGACGATTATGTGCATCGCGTCGGCCGGACCGGGCGTCTCTCCTCGGAGTATCCGGGACGGGCGTTCAGCTTCGTGATGCAGGAAGAAGGGGAGCAGTTGACCCGCATCGAGATGCGGATCGACCGACTTCTCGACGAAATGCACTTCCCCGGAATCGACGCCTACCGCTCCCGTCCCAAGCGGGTGCATATCGCCGAGGACCTCGAGACTCCGGTGACGCCGGTTCTCGATACGGACGCCTGGGATGCGATCGAGCTGTAA